A stretch of Bradyrhizobium sp. CCBAU 53338 DNA encodes these proteins:
- a CDS encoding glycosyltransferase family 1 protein, whose translation MKQSILVVSESLGQPNHKRGIFHFTRELTRSLASEGHELTLLVETSKRYRKLCRRERRTKLFPAQSRNIELLALYRFLDEVNVSGPVTLSGTRRKFDWLRHRVGMLLSRDNFLCLLGAIGLRSLHARLIENRTAALEYIPPDLSHLELFRDFQLEPGFFNYQDSSAFFLLPPPRIDARDYDVIVVDTPTRVAIKRRPDTKVICVIHDLLPLTDLKLSDIATRQFLARIRTSLRQADELAFVSNYSMMRFRELLPQFAHLPARVVYPRTRFDAPDVLHLPAPSGRPGRPNFVIIVSNEPRKNVATVLRAFRNIPQADLVVIGYAGQISRMSNLPKNVRFAGYVDEQEKAALIAEAHGLIMPSLAEGFGIPIIEALAANTPVLCSDITVFREVAGELADYFDPFSPESIVASVTRVLARQEEARSKIRARRSELAERFGYQTQARDFMGHYLPPERLVAAQ comes from the coding sequence ATGAAGCAGAGTATCCTCGTCGTGTCCGAGTCGCTCGGACAACCCAACCACAAGCGCGGCATCTTCCACTTCACCCGGGAATTGACGCGCTCGCTCGCCTCTGAGGGCCACGAACTCACATTGCTGGTGGAGACCTCGAAGCGTTACCGCAAGCTGTGCCGGCGCGAGCGCCGCACGAAGCTGTTTCCGGCGCAGTCGCGCAACATCGAGCTGCTCGCGCTCTATCGCTTTCTGGACGAAGTCAACGTGAGCGGACCGGTGACGCTCAGCGGCACGCGGCGCAAGTTCGACTGGCTGCGCCACAGGGTCGGCATGTTGTTGTCGCGCGACAATTTTCTCTGCCTCCTCGGCGCGATCGGCCTGCGTAGCCTGCACGCGCGGCTGATCGAGAACAGGACCGCCGCGCTCGAATACATTCCGCCGGATCTGAGCCATCTCGAACTGTTTCGCGACTTTCAGCTCGAGCCCGGATTTTTCAACTATCAGGACTCCTCGGCCTTCTTCCTGCTGCCGCCGCCACGGATCGACGCGCGCGACTACGACGTCATCGTCGTGGATACACCGACACGGGTGGCGATCAAGCGCAGGCCGGACACCAAGGTCATCTGCGTGATCCACGATTTGTTGCCGCTCACCGACCTCAAGCTCAGCGACATCGCTACGCGGCAGTTCCTGGCGCGAATCCGTACCAGCCTGCGTCAGGCCGACGAACTCGCCTTCGTTTCAAACTACAGCATGATGCGGTTCAGGGAACTGTTGCCGCAATTTGCTCACCTACCGGCGCGGGTCGTGTATCCCCGCACCCGGTTCGACGCTCCGGATGTCCTGCACCTCCCAGCCCCGTCGGGGCGTCCGGGGCGGCCGAACTTCGTCATCATCGTGTCGAACGAGCCGCGCAAGAACGTCGCCACGGTCCTTCGCGCCTTTCGCAACATCCCGCAGGCCGATCTCGTGGTGATCGGCTACGCCGGCCAGATCAGCCGGATGAGCAATCTTCCGAAGAATGTCCGTTTCGCCGGTTATGTCGACGAGCAGGAGAAGGCCGCGCTGATCGCGGAGGCACACGGGCTGATCATGCCTAGCCTGGCCGAGGGTTTCGGCATCCCGATCATCGAGGCGCTCGCCGCCAATACGCCGGTGCTGTGCTCCGACATCACCGTGTTTCGTGAGGTCGCGGGCGAACTGGCCGATTATTTCGATCCGTTCTCACCTGAGTCGATCGTCGCCTCCGTCACCAGGGTGCTGGCGCGACAGGAGGAAGCTCGCAGCAAGATCCGGGCGCGCCGCTCCGAGCTTGCGGAGCGCTTCGGCTACCAGACCCAGGCCCGCGACTTCATGGGGCATTATCTGCCGCCGGAACGACTGGTCGCGGCGCAGTAG